Proteins encoded by one window of bacterium:
- the thyX gene encoding FAD-dependent thymidylate synthase, translating into MTPEQLFEAWGGVMENGYAVMHAPVQRSPAGTPYLTRPGVVLLSRPQVNPAGLQAFLTGFDAGLQFDHYLDDPTPLAPGAQLCKIAGQTCYASFGPKRTRNDQAGRYFDNLMSSGHGSVLEHANYSFLLYGISRSLTHELIRHRAGFGYSQLSQRYVSGRVLRFVERPEFQDGGALHEQFLQRIDRSHAEYHALAERLLAEQQAGAALLSAEAATDLRKKVNQSARAVLPNETETIVVVTGNVRAWRHFIEMRASSHSEVEIRGLAVRVWLCLRGLEPLLFGDYQLEHLPDATFTLTTSYRKV; encoded by the coding sequence GTGACGCCCGAGCAGCTTTTTGAGGCATGGGGCGGGGTGATGGAAAACGGCTATGCGGTGATGCACGCGCCGGTGCAGCGCTCGCCGGCGGGCACGCCGTATTTGACCCGTCCGGGCGTGGTGCTGTTGTCCCGGCCGCAAGTCAACCCGGCGGGTTTGCAGGCTTTCCTCACCGGCTTCGATGCCGGCCTGCAATTCGACCATTACCTCGACGACCCCACGCCCCTGGCGCCCGGCGCGCAGTTGTGCAAAATCGCCGGCCAAACCTGCTACGCCAGCTTCGGCCCCAAGCGCACGCGCAATGACCAGGCCGGCCGCTATTTCGACAACCTCATGAGCAGCGGCCACGGCTCGGTGCTGGAGCACGCGAATTATTCCTTTCTGCTCTACGGCATCTCCCGCAGCCTGACGCACGAGCTGATTCGCCATCGCGCCGGCTTCGGCTACTCGCAGTTGTCGCAGCGCTACGTCTCGGGCCGGGTGTTGCGCTTTGTCGAGCGGCCGGAGTTTCAGGATGGCGGCGCGCTGCACGAACAGTTTCTGCAGCGCATCGACCGCAGCCACGCCGAGTATCATGCCCTGGCCGAGCGCCTGCTCGCCGAGCAGCAGGCGGGCGCGGCCTTGCTCTCCGCCGAGGCTGCGACCGACTTGCGCAAGAAAGTGAACCAATCCGCGCGCGCCGTGCTGCCCAACGAAACCGAAACCATCGTGGTGGTGACGGGCAACGTGCGCGCCTGGCGGCATTTCATCGAAATGCGCGCCAGCTCACATTCGGAGGTGGAAATCCGCGGCCTGGCCGTGCGTGTCTGGCTGTGCCTGCGCGGCCTCGAGCCGCTGTTGTTCGGCGATTACCAATTGGAACATCTCCCCGACGCCACCTTCACCTTGACCACGTCTTATCGCAAGGTTTGA